One genomic region from Kamptonema formosum PCC 6407 encodes:
- a CDS encoding pentapeptide repeat-containing protein has protein sequence MKYKTLAAIALLASLLLTTHAKAADPNHYRRLIDTRECPGCDLRGISLAGIDLSRTNLIGADLRGANLRRAYLEDADLLGADLRGAILEGASLVKADLSAANLAGANFYGANLQKARLAYAAPGRLEAHNFDRRKPNHTNLQNADLRYANLQGADLRGANLYKTNLTTTNLTEANLLYANLQQADLRGTNLQGAYLVRSHLQRANLSGADLSGADLGGAYLTEANLTRANLIGAKLNLIDLDKPSCINVCEVYPTQLQGAILSQASLIGADLTGANLSGADLRGADLRSANLDGAVLTNADLSFAALAGTSLSGTDLKGATLTNGMRQF, from the coding sequence ATGAAATACAAAACTTTAGCCGCGATCGCACTCTTAGCATCTCTATTGCTAACAACACACGCAAAAGCCGCAGACCCCAACCACTACAGAAGGTTAATCGACACTAGGGAATGTCCCGGATGCGACCTCCGAGGGATATCCTTAGCAGGAATTGACCTCAGTCGCACCAACCTCATAGGTGCAGACCTCCGGGGTGCCAATCTCAGAAGAGCTTACCTAGAAGATGCTGACTTGCTAGGAGCTGACCTGCGGGGAGCTATCCTAGAGGGAGCTTCCTTAGTCAAAGCCGATCTCAGCGCCGCCAACCTAGCAGGTGCGAACTTTTACGGGGCGAACCTCCAAAAGGCACGGTTGGCCTACGCCGCTCCCGGCCGCTTGGAAGCTCACAACTTCGATCGCCGCAAACCCAACCACACCAATTTACAAAATGCCGACTTGCGTTATGCCAACTTACAAGGTGCTGACTTGCGGGGGGCAAATCTTTATAAAACCAACCTCACTACCACCAACCTCACTGAGGCAAACCTTTTATATGCCAATCTTCAGCAAGCTGATTTGAGAGGAACCAACCTTCAGGGGGCTTATTTGGTCAGAAGCCACTTACAGAGAGCCAACCTCAGCGGTGCAGATTTAAGCGGGGCGGATCTCGGTGGTGCTTATTTGACGGAAGCTAACCTCACCAGAGCTAATCTGATCGGCGCGAAACTGAATTTAATTGACTTGGACAAGCCTAGTTGCATTAATGTCTGCGAAGTTTATCCTACACAATTACAAGGAGCGATCCTATCTCAAGCCAGCTTAATCGGTGCAGATTTGACCGGGGCAAATTTGTCAGGTGCAGACTTGCGCGGTGCTGACCTGCGGAGTGCTAATCTCGATGGGGCCGTACTCACAAATGCCGATCTGAGTTTTGCCGCTTTAGCGGGCACTAGCTTGAGCGGTACGGATCTCAAGGGGGCAACTCTGACAAATGGCATGAGACAGTTTTAG